One Aegilops tauschii subsp. strangulata cultivar AL8/78 chromosome 7, Aet v6.0, whole genome shotgun sequence genomic window carries:
- the LOC109739833 gene encoding bisdemethoxycurcumin synthase-like, which yields MASSSSIPATTVREISVAQRADGPAAVLAIGTANPPHCVPQSDYPDYYFRITNSDHLTDLKHTFAKLCGMTGIGRRFFHHTEELLATHPDLSLDARLDVVSTAAPELAVSAAANAIAEWGRPAGDITHLVVSTNAGSHAPGTDVRLVSLLGLRHDVLRTVLQLNGCASGCAALRLAKDLAENNRGARILVACVELTVTAFRAPHEADTFDTLIPQGLFGDGAGAVIVGADPDVHERPLFEMVSASQYVIPDTEHMLTMQLRSDGIGGTIATGLPRLAAGIVERCLLDAFGDHLAIIQGVVHWNNLFWAVHPGSSAMLDHIVTALRLAPGKLAASRTVVREFGNMLGATVIFVLDEVRRQRVDRDGEGAAADEDWGVMMGFGPGFTVETMLLHAAT from the coding sequence ATggcaagcagcagcagcatcCCAGCCACCACCGTCCGTGAGATCAGTGTTGCGCAGCGTGCGGACGGGCCGGCGGCGGTGCTGGCCATCGGCACGGCGAACCCGCCCCACTGCGTGCCCCAGAGCGACTACCCCGACTACTACTTCCGCATCACCAACAGCGACCACCTCACCGACCTGAAGCACACCTTCGCCAAGCTATGCGGGATGACGGGCATCGGCAGGCGTTTCTTCCACCACACCGAAGAACTGCTCGCCACGCACCCGGACTTGTCCCTCGACGCCCGCCTGGACGTCGTGTCTACCGCCGCCCCGGAGCTCGCCGTGTCGGCTGCGGCCAACGCCATCGCCGAATGGGGCCGTCCGGCAGGCGACATCACCCATCTCGTGGTCAGCACCAACGCGGGGTCGCACGCCCCGGGCACCGATGTCCGCTTGGTCTCCCTCCTCGGCCTCCGCCATGATGTCCTGCGCACCGTGCTCCAGCTCAACGGCTGCGCTTCCGGGTGTGCCGCACTGCGCCTAGCCAAGGACCTCGCCGAGAACAACCGCGGCGCGCGCATCCTCGTGGCCTGCGTCGAGCTCACCGTCACCGCCTTCCGCGCGCCCCACGAGGCAGACACCTTCGACACCCTCATACCCCAGGGGCTCTTCGGTGACGGCGCTGGCGCCGTCATCGTGGGCGCCGACCCTGACGTCCACGAGCGCCCGCTGTTCGAGATGGTGTCGGCCTCGCAGTATGTGATACCAGACACCGAGCACATGCTCACCATGCAACTCCGGAGCGATGGCATCGGCGGGACCATCGCCACCGGACTGCCAAGACTGGCGGCGGGCATCGTTGAGCGGTGCCTGCTGGATGCGTTTGGTGACCACCTAGCCATCATCCAAGGCGTCGTCCATTGGAACAACCTTTTCTGGGCGGTGCATCCCGGCAGCAGTGCGATGCTGGACCACATCGTCACGGCGCTCCGGCTGGCCCCGGGGAAGCTGGCGGCGAGCAGAACCGTGGTGAGAGAGTTTGGTAACATGCTCGGCGCCACGGTGATCTTCGTACTCGATGAGGTCAGGCGCCAAAGAGTCGACCGTGACGGAGAGGGTGCTGCCGCTGATGAAGACTGGGGGGTGATGATGGGATTTGGACCGGGGTTCACTGTCGAGACGATG